A part of Loxodonta africana isolate mLoxAfr1 chromosome 11, mLoxAfr1.hap2, whole genome shotgun sequence genomic DNA contains:
- the LYPD3 gene encoding ly6/PLAUR domain-containing protein 3 produces MDPARSVIWRAGWLLLLPLLLQEGAQALECYSCVQKADDGCSPQKMKTVKCAPDADVCTEAVGAVETIHGQLSVAVRGCGSGLPGKNDRGLDLHGLLAFIQLQQCSQDLCNTKLNLTSRALNPAGNESAYKPNGIECYSCVGLSSEACQGTASPVVNCYNASDHFYKGCFDGKVTLTAASVTVSLPIKGCVKDDLCTRDAATGPGFVLSGSCCQGSRCNSDLRNKTYFAPRIPPLVRIPPSQHTTAAETTSVTTTTPAPTTTSSTTKPSPAPTSHTPPQEKKAEPEASQEKGPRLAGGAAGHQERSNVGQYPSKGGVQDSSKGSAVPMVGLATLLLVVVAGALL; encoded by the exons ATGGACCCCGCAAGATCAGTGATCTGGAGGGCAGgttggctgctgctgctgccattgCTGCTTCAGGAAG GAGCGCAGGCCCTGGAGTGCTACAGCTGCGTGCAGAAAGCAGATGACGGTTGCTCTCCGCAGAAAATGAAGACCGTGAAGTGCGCGCCGGACGCGGACGTCTGCACAGAAGCGGTGGGAGCGGTGGAGACAA TCCACGGGCAACTTTCGGTGGCAGTGCGTGGATGTGGCTCGGGACTCCCTGGGAAGAATGACCGCGGACTGGACCTTCACGGGCTTCTGGCCTTCATCCAGCTGCAGCAATGCTCCCAGGACCTCTGCAACACCAAGCTCAACCTTACCTCGCGAGCGCTCAATCCCGCAG GCAATGAGAGTGCTTACAAGCCTAATGGCATCGAGTGCTACAGCTGCGTGGGGCTGAGCAGCGAGGCGTGCCAGGGTACGGCGTCACCCGTCGTAAACTGCTACAATGCCAGCGACCATTTCTACAAGGGCTGTTTCGATGGCAAAGTCACCTTGACGGCAG CCAGCGTGACTGTATCCTTGCCCATCAAGGGCTGCGTCAAGGACGACTTATGCACCCGCGATGCGGCGACAGGTCCAGGGTTCGTACTCAGCGGTTCCTGCTGCCAGGGGTCCCGCTGTAACTCTGACCTCCGCAACAAGACCTACTTTGCGCCTCGAATCCCTCCGCTTGTCCGCATTCCCCCTTCCCAGCACACCACTGCGGCCGAGACCACTTCTGTCACCACGACCACCCCAGCCCCAACCACCACTTCCTCTACTACCAAACCCAGCCCAGCGCCAACCAGCCACACTCCTCCGCAGGAGAAGAAGGCAGAACCTGAGGCCTCCCAGGAAAAGGGGCCCCGCTTGGCTGGAGGTGCTGCTGGCCACCAGGAACGCAGTAATGTGGGGCAGTACCCCTCAAAAGGTGGGGTCCAGGACTCCTCCAAGGGCTCTGCAGTTCCCATGGTCGGATTGGCGACTCTTCTGTTGGTTGTAGTTGCTGGCGCCCTTTTATGA